In Motacilla alba alba isolate MOTALB_02 chromosome 21, Motacilla_alba_V1.0_pri, whole genome shotgun sequence, the following are encoded in one genomic region:
- the TMEM88B gene encoding transmembrane protein 88B encodes MSGQDPEDFGAEILSEKSRMIPGLPPYDMNDQLLPREPRSPWCCLAWTLVIGTMNCLVFLLNLLLMFVIFTVVLLPTIVVVYFGFQCHSQVLHSSARYCKSILDDNSSSALIILGFVIMSPLLVVAMAVYCSLARRLQLLVCFQPYSLALYKGGRWCHRGEGAACCARGCGSQLKAWV; translated from the exons ATGTCTGGCCAGGACCCTGAGGACTTTGGAGCAGAAATCCTGTCAGAAAAGTCCCGGATGATCCCTGGGCTCCCCCCATATGACATGAACGaccagctccttcccagggagccccgcagcccctggtgctgcctggcCTGGACCCTGGTGATAGGAACCATGAACTGCCTGGTGTTCCTCCTGAATTTGCTCCTGATGTTTGTTATTTTCACCGTCGTGCTGCTTCCTACCATCGTGGTGGTTTACTTTGGCTTCCAGTGCCACTCCCAG gTGCTGCACTCCTCTGCCCGCTACTGCAAGAGCATCCTGGACGAcaacagctcctctgccctcaTCATCCTGGGCTTTGTCATCATGTCCCCGCTGCTGGTGGTGGCCATGGCCGTTTACTGCAGCCTGGCACGgcgcctgcagctcctggtgtgcTTCCAGCCCTACAGCCTGGCCCTGTACAAGGGGGGCCGCTGGTGCCAccgtggggagggggctgcgtgctgtgccaggggctgcggCAGCCAGCTCAAGGCCTGGGTGTGa